In the genome of Pseudomonas putida, one region contains:
- a CDS encoding TonB-dependent receptor — MRHVPSAVSSPRLLVSAIGVAITASSAAQLALAAEQPTDGVVSLDATSVNAAQDTTSYKTDTATSKKYTAPLRGTPKSVTVIPQQVIRDTGATSLVDALRTTPGITFGAGEGGNPAGDRPIIRGFNAESDVFVDGMRDVASQSREIFNVESIEVSKGPGSAFTGAGSTGGSLNLVTKTAKLGDAYNGGFTWGSDQTKRTTLDLNKQLTDTSAFRLNLMKHEANVAGRDDVDVSRWGVAPSFAFGLGTDTRVTVGYYHLKTDDMPDYGIPLTRSANRSKYNVDKPAHVDRDNFYGLNDRDYRKTTNDSGTLKIEHDFNENLTLSNSFRMSRSTLDYIVTNPDDSKGNVADGTVYRATKNRNSTSKGWVNQTDLSAKFNTGSIEHSLVTGLEFTYSDTHNRGYDIKSAAGNGTKCTPALLASGDCTSLHDPSPDDAWSGTITDSKAFTDTDTKTSAIYVFDTLKFNEQWSLNMGLRYDDYQTKSSGYANAGRNGPAGSFSRENNTHLWNYQMGVVYNPLPNGSIYAAWSTSSNPSGETSGNGGLDLSRNNSDLDPERNRNYEIGTKWDFFDDNLSLTAALFRTDKTNARVTDPDNASYQVLDGEQRVQGLELTYAGNLTQKWKVYGGYTYMESEIVKTTTPANKGNHMPNTPRNSFTFWSTYDIVPQLTVGAGATFMDSRFGDEANSVEVPSYWRYDAMATYRLTKNVDLQLNVQNLTDKRYFDQVFAPHYAHVAPGRTALMSANFHF; from the coding sequence ATGCGTCACGTGCCATCTGCTGTGAGTTCACCACGTCTGCTCGTCTCCGCCATCGGCGTTGCCATTACTGCTTCCTCCGCCGCCCAGCTTGCCCTAGCGGCGGAACAGCCAACCGATGGCGTCGTCTCGCTGGATGCCACCAGTGTCAACGCGGCACAGGACACCACCAGCTACAAGACCGACACGGCAACCTCGAAGAAGTACACGGCGCCGCTGCGCGGAACACCCAAGAGTGTCACCGTCATTCCACAGCAGGTCATTCGTGATACGGGTGCTACCAGTCTCGTAGACGCATTGCGTACGACCCCTGGCATCACCTTCGGTGCTGGCGAAGGCGGCAACCCGGCAGGCGACCGTCCGATCATTCGCGGTTTCAATGCAGAAAGCGATGTATTCGTCGATGGCATGCGCGACGTGGCTTCGCAGAGCCGTGAAATCTTCAACGTCGAATCGATCGAGGTCAGCAAAGGCCCTGGCTCGGCCTTCACCGGCGCAGGCTCCACTGGTGGCAGCCTGAACCTGGTGACCAAAACCGCCAAGCTCGGTGATGCCTACAACGGTGGCTTTACCTGGGGCTCTGATCAGACCAAGCGGACCACGTTGGACCTGAACAAGCAACTGACCGACACTTCGGCGTTTCGCCTGAACCTGATGAAACACGAAGCCAACGTCGCCGGCCGAGATGATGTGGATGTCAGCCGTTGGGGTGTCGCCCCCTCGTTCGCTTTCGGCCTCGGTACCGATACTCGCGTGACTGTCGGCTACTACCACCTCAAGACCGACGACATGCCGGACTACGGCATTCCGCTCACGCGTAGCGCCAATCGCAGCAAATACAACGTCGACAAACCCGCGCATGTGGATCGCGACAACTTCTACGGCCTGAACGATCGCGACTATCGCAAGACCACCAACGACAGCGGCACGCTCAAGATCGAGCACGACTTCAACGAAAACCTGACGCTGTCCAACAGTTTCCGCATGTCGCGTTCAACTCTGGACTACATCGTCACAAACCCTGACGACAGCAAGGGCAACGTGGCCGATGGCACGGTCTACCGTGCGACCAAAAACCGGAACTCAACCTCCAAAGGTTGGGTCAACCAGACCGACTTGAGCGCGAAGTTCAATACAGGTTCCATTGAGCACAGCCTCGTCACGGGTCTGGAGTTCACCTACAGCGATACGCACAACCGTGGTTACGACATCAAATCCGCGGCGGGCAATGGCACCAAGTGCACTCCTGCTTTGCTGGCATCTGGCGACTGCACCAGTCTGCATGATCCGTCTCCGGATGACGCATGGTCCGGTACCATCACCGACAGCAAGGCGTTCACCGACACCGACACCAAGACCAGCGCTATCTATGTCTTCGACACGTTGAAGTTCAATGAACAATGGTCGCTGAACATGGGGCTGCGCTACGACGACTACCAGACCAAGTCCAGTGGTTACGCCAATGCAGGTCGCAATGGCCCGGCCGGCAGCTTCTCGCGCGAGAACAATACCCATCTGTGGAACTACCAAATGGGTGTGGTCTACAACCCTCTGCCCAATGGCAGCATCTATGCCGCGTGGTCAACCTCGAGCAACCCTTCGGGTGAAACCAGCGGAAACGGTGGCCTGGATCTGTCAAGAAACAATAGCGACCTTGATCCAGAACGTAACCGCAACTACGAGATCGGCACGAAGTGGGACTTCTTCGATGACAACCTCTCGCTGACTGCTGCGCTGTTCCGCACCGACAAGACCAATGCACGGGTAACGGACCCTGATAATGCCAGCTACCAGGTACTGGACGGTGAACAGCGCGTCCAAGGCCTCGAGCTCACATATGCGGGCAACCTCACCCAGAAATGGAAGGTCTATGGCGGCTACACCTACATGGAAAGCGAGATCGTGAAGACCACGACCCCGGCGAACAAGGGCAATCATATGCCGAACACGCCGCGTAACAGCTTCACGTTCTGGTCGACCTACGACATCGTTCCACAACTGACCGTTGGCGCAGGCGCTACCTTCATGGATTCGCGCTTTGGCGATGAAGCCAACTCGGTCGAGGTACCGTCGTACTGGCGTTACGATGCAATGGCGACCTATCGCCTGACCAAGAACGTCGATCTGCAACTCAACGTGCAGAACCTGACCGACAAGCGCTATTTCGACCAGGTGTTCGCTCCACACTATGCGCACGTCGCTCCAGGGCGTACTGCACTGATGAGCGCGAACTTCCACTTCTAA
- a CDS encoding PepSY domain-containing protein, with protein MVKKSLFQLHWFFGITAGLVLALMGITGAVYSFQEELLRLFNPDVLKVQVREEGVLPPAELVRRVEAAQGDTVSMLWVDTRDGNAARIFFQPPPGQRRGEMRYADPYTGQFQGEVTGQGFFNLMLQLHRFLAMGDTGRQITGACTLMLVFFCLSGLYLRWPRQALNWRAWLTLEWAKKGRAFNWDLHAVAGTWCLLFYLLFALTGLFWSYEWYREGLNRLLADAPAAGQQHKRGEGRGRHGPQKLDRNAPPLVVDYDAIWTSLKEAAGPGLVSYNLRLPPAGGQPATLFYLLESADHERAFNTLTLDPATGQVKRHERYTDKSFKAQLLQSVYALHVGSYFGLPGRIIVTVASLTMPLFFITGWLLYLDRRRKKRQVRAARSSVSHAKAGGDSWLIGFASQSGFAEQLAWQSAGQLQAAGLPVQVRPLAELGERDLQQARRALFVVSTFGDGEAPDSARAFERKVLGQPWALNHLNYAVLALGDRQYPHFCGFARRLQAWLDERGATRAFSAVEVDNADPAALLQWQQALAQLTGSQPVTAWQAPSFANWTLRQRQCLNPGSQGAPVYLLGLQSDHPQTWEAGDLVEVLPRNGQPRIDALLAGLGLDATTPVRLDGLDEPLGQALATRQLPLSREHLVGLHAQALVDALIPITAREYSIASIASDGVLELIVRQERRPDGTLGLGSGWLTEYLPLQGNISLRLRRNSGFRLPDAPAPMILIGNGTGLAGLRSLLKARIAAGERRNWLLFGERNRAHDLLCGDELQTWLADGDLQRLDLAFSRDQAEKVYVQDVLLLQAETLKHWVADGACVYVCGSLQGMAAGVDAALSGVLGAEVVQQLIEDGRYRRDVY; from the coding sequence GTGGTGAAGAAGTCGCTGTTCCAATTGCACTGGTTCTTTGGCATCACCGCCGGCCTGGTGCTGGCATTGATGGGGATCACCGGGGCGGTCTACTCCTTCCAGGAAGAACTGCTACGCCTGTTCAACCCGGACGTGCTCAAGGTCCAGGTGCGCGAGGAAGGCGTGCTGCCACCGGCCGAACTGGTGCGCCGAGTCGAAGCCGCCCAAGGCGATACCGTCTCGATGCTGTGGGTCGATACCCGCGATGGCAACGCCGCGCGGATCTTCTTCCAGCCGCCACCGGGCCAGCGTCGCGGCGAGATGCGCTATGCCGACCCCTATACCGGCCAATTCCAGGGCGAAGTCACCGGGCAAGGCTTCTTCAACCTGATGCTGCAGTTGCACCGCTTTTTGGCCATGGGTGACACCGGCCGGCAGATCACCGGCGCCTGCACCCTGATGCTGGTGTTTTTCTGCCTCTCGGGCCTGTACCTGCGCTGGCCACGCCAGGCGCTGAACTGGCGGGCCTGGCTGACACTGGAGTGGGCCAAGAAAGGCCGCGCCTTCAACTGGGACCTGCACGCCGTCGCCGGGACCTGGTGCCTGCTGTTCTATCTGCTGTTCGCCTTGACGGGCCTGTTCTGGTCCTACGAGTGGTACCGCGAAGGCCTGAACAGACTGCTGGCAGATGCCCCCGCCGCCGGGCAGCAGCACAAGCGCGGCGAGGGCCGTGGCCGCCACGGTCCGCAAAAACTCGACAGGAACGCACCGCCTTTGGTGGTGGACTACGACGCCATCTGGACCAGCCTCAAGGAGGCCGCAGGCCCCGGCCTTGTGAGCTATAACCTGCGTCTGCCGCCCGCCGGTGGGCAGCCGGCCACGCTTTTCTACCTGCTCGAAAGTGCCGACCACGAACGCGCCTTCAATACCCTGACGCTGGACCCGGCCACCGGCCAGGTAAAACGTCATGAGCGCTACACCGACAAGTCATTCAAGGCGCAGTTGCTGCAAAGCGTCTATGCCTTGCACGTAGGCAGCTACTTCGGCCTGCCAGGACGGATCATCGTCACCGTGGCCAGCCTGACCATGCCGCTGTTCTTCATCACCGGCTGGCTGCTGTATCTCGACCGCCGGCGCAAGAAGCGCCAGGTAAGGGCTGCCCGCAGCTCGGTATCCCATGCCAAGGCGGGCGGCGACAGCTGGCTGATCGGTTTCGCCAGCCAAAGCGGTTTCGCCGAACAATTGGCCTGGCAGAGTGCCGGCCAATTGCAAGCAGCCGGCCTGCCGGTGCAAGTCCGGCCATTGGCCGAGCTGGGTGAGCGCGACCTGCAACAGGCCCGTCGCGCCCTGTTCGTGGTGAGCACGTTCGGCGACGGTGAAGCGCCTGACAGCGCCCGCGCCTTCGAGCGCAAGGTGCTAGGCCAGCCGTGGGCATTGAATCACCTGAACTACGCAGTGCTCGCCCTCGGCGATCGCCAATACCCTCACTTCTGCGGCTTCGCCCGCAGGCTTCAAGCGTGGCTGGACGAACGTGGCGCCACCCGCGCCTTCAGCGCGGTTGAGGTGGACAACGCCGACCCGGCAGCCCTGCTGCAGTGGCAGCAGGCACTCGCCCAACTGACCGGATCCCAGCCGGTGACGGCCTGGCAAGCGCCGTCGTTCGCCAACTGGACCTTGCGCCAGCGCCAGTGCCTGAACCCTGGCAGCCAGGGCGCACCGGTCTACCTGCTGGGGCTTCAGTCAGACCATCCCCAGACCTGGGAAGCCGGCGACCTGGTAGAAGTCCTGCCGCGCAACGGCCAACCGCGCATCGACGCCTTGCTCGCCGGTTTGGGCCTGGACGCAACGACACCGGTGCGCCTGGACGGTCTGGATGAGCCCCTCGGCCAGGCCCTGGCCACTCGCCAGTTGCCACTGAGCCGGGAACACCTGGTGGGCCTGCACGCCCAGGCGTTGGTCGATGCCTTGATTCCCATCACTGCACGGGAATACTCCATTGCCTCGATCGCCAGCGACGGCGTGCTGGAGCTGATCGTGCGTCAGGAGCGACGCCCAGATGGCACCTTGGGCCTGGGCTCGGGCTGGTTGACTGAATACCTCCCGCTGCAGGGCAACATCAGTCTGCGCCTGCGCCGCAACAGCGGCTTCCGCCTCCCGGATGCGCCTGCACCGATGATCCTGATCGGCAACGGCACGGGCCTTGCCGGCCTGCGCAGTCTGCTCAAGGCGCGTATCGCCGCGGGTGAGCGGCGCAACTGGTTGCTGTTCGGCGAGCGCAATCGCGCCCATGACCTGCTGTGCGGCGACGAGCTTCAAACCTGGTTGGCCGATGGCGACCTGCAACGACTGGACCTGGCGTTTTCCCGCGACCAGGCGGAGAAGGTCTATGTACAGGATGTGCTCTTGCTGCAGGCCGAGACGCTCAAGCACTGGGTAGCCGACGGGGCATGTGTCTATGTCTGCGGCAGTTTGCAGGGAATGGCCGCTGGGGTGGATGCGGCGCTCAGTGGCGTCCTCGGGGCCGAGGTAGTGCAGCAGCTGATCGAGGACGGGCGGTATCGGCGGGATGTGTATTGA
- a CDS encoding amidohydrolase: protein MRDLSELPNLKVALVQTTLAWHDREANYAHFEELLAQVGEADLVILPEMFTTGFSMESESLAEPENGPTYKWLKAQAKKFDTVITGSVIIQAADGSHRNRLLWARPDGEILHYDKRHLFRMAGEHRHYTPGERQVQFELKGWRVRPLICYDLRFPVWSRDAQDTDLLLYTANWPAARRQHWNRLLPARGIENLCYVAAVNRVGTDGKGFAYSGDSQVLDFQGESLLSAGEADGVFTAVLSASDLAAYRARFPANLDADTFELH from the coding sequence ATGCGCGATCTGAGTGAACTGCCCAACCTGAAAGTCGCCCTGGTGCAGACAACCCTGGCCTGGCACGACCGCGAGGCCAACTATGCGCATTTCGAAGAGCTGTTGGCCCAGGTCGGTGAAGCGGATCTGGTGATCCTTCCCGAGATGTTCACCACCGGTTTCTCCATGGAGTCCGAAAGCCTCGCCGAGCCCGAGAATGGGCCGACCTACAAGTGGCTCAAGGCCCAGGCCAAGAAGTTCGATACCGTGATCACCGGCAGCGTGATCATCCAGGCTGCCGATGGCAGCCACCGCAACCGGCTGCTTTGGGCGCGGCCCGATGGCGAGATCCTGCATTACGACAAGCGCCACCTGTTCCGCATGGCCGGCGAGCATCGGCACTACACCCCGGGTGAGCGCCAGGTGCAGTTCGAGCTCAAGGGCTGGCGCGTGCGTCCGCTGATCTGCTACGACCTGCGCTTCCCGGTGTGGAGCCGCGATGCCCAGGATACCGACCTGCTGCTGTATACCGCCAACTGGCCGGCCGCGCGCCGTCAGCACTGGAACCGTCTGTTGCCGGCGCGAGGGATCGAAAACCTGTGCTATGTGGCGGCGGTGAACCGTGTCGGCACCGACGGCAAGGGCTTTGCCTATTCCGGCGACAGCCAGGTGCTGGATTTCCAGGGTGAGAGCCTGCTCAGTGCCGGCGAGGCCGATGGGGTGTTCACGGCGGTGCTGAGCGCGTCGGACCTGGCGGCCTATCGCGCGCGCTTCCCGGCCAATCTGGATGCCGATACCTTCGAGCTGCATTGA
- a CDS encoding pyridoxal phosphate-dependent aminotransferase: MIRSKLPNVGTTIFTTMSQLAVQTGALNLSQGFPDFDAPQALLDAVCRHVMAGHNQYSPMTGLPALRQQVAAKIARLYGATVDADHEVTITPGATEAIFCAIQAVIQAGDEVIVFDPSYDSYEPSVELAGGRCVHVQLCDGDFRIDWQKFSDALTPRTRMVILNSPHNPSGALISREDLDQLARLIEGRDIYLISDEVYEHLIYDGVRHASVLAHEQLYSRAFVISSFGKTYHVTGWKTGYVVAPPALSAELRKVHQYVNFCGVTPLQCALADYMAEHPQHLDELPGFYQAKRDLFCDLLQDSRFTFTRTPGTYFQLVDYSQIRPDLGDVEMSLWLTREHGVATIPVSVFYQQPIPEQRLVRLCFAKREETLRQAAEKLCAI; encoded by the coding sequence ATGATCCGCAGCAAATTGCCGAACGTCGGCACGACCATCTTCACCACCATGTCGCAGCTCGCTGTGCAGACGGGTGCGCTCAACCTGTCCCAGGGCTTCCCTGACTTCGATGCGCCCCAGGCGTTGCTCGATGCGGTGTGTCGCCATGTCATGGCCGGCCATAACCAGTATTCGCCGATGACCGGCCTGCCAGCCTTGCGCCAGCAGGTAGCGGCCAAGATCGCGCGCCTGTACGGCGCCACGGTCGATGCCGATCACGAAGTGACCATCACGCCGGGTGCCACCGAGGCGATCTTCTGCGCCATTCAGGCGGTGATCCAGGCGGGTGACGAGGTGATCGTTTTCGACCCTTCCTATGACAGCTACGAGCCATCCGTCGAACTGGCCGGCGGGCGCTGCGTGCATGTGCAGCTCTGTGACGGCGACTTCCGTATCGATTGGCAGAAATTCAGCGATGCGCTGACGCCGCGTACGCGCATGGTCATCCTCAACTCGCCACACAACCCCAGCGGCGCCTTGATCAGCCGTGAGGACCTGGACCAACTGGCGCGGCTGATCGAGGGCCGCGATATCTACCTGATCAGCGACGAAGTCTATGAACACCTGATCTATGACGGCGTGCGCCATGCCAGCGTATTGGCTCATGAGCAGCTGTACTCGCGCGCGTTCGTGATCAGCTCGTTCGGCAAGACCTATCACGTTACCGGCTGGAAGACCGGCTATGTGGTGGCGCCACCGGCCTTGAGCGCGGAGCTGCGCAAGGTCCACCAATACGTCAACTTCTGCGGCGTGACGCCGTTGCAGTGTGCCTTGGCCGACTACATGGCCGAGCATCCGCAACATCTGGATGAACTACCGGGCTTCTATCAGGCCAAGCGCGATTTGTTCTGCGATTTGCTGCAGGACTCGCGTTTCACCTTCACCCGCACGCCAGGCACTTACTTCCAACTGGTGGACTATTCGCAGATCCGCCCGGACCTGGGCGATGTCGAGATGTCCCTGTGGCTGACCCGTGAGCACGGTGTGGCCACCATTCCGGTTTCGGTGTTCTACCAGCAACCCATCCCCGAGCAACGCCTGGTGCGCCTGTGCTTTGCCAAACGTGAGGAGACGCTGCGTCAGGCGGCGGAAAAACTATGCGCGATCTGA
- the der gene encoding ribosome biogenesis GTPase Der, which produces MVPVIALVGRPNVGKSTMFNRLTKTRDAIVGDLSGLTRDRQYGDATWQGRSYILIDTGGITGDEVGMDEKMAEQSLMAIEEADYVLFLVDARAGMTAADQMIAEHLRKRNKEAILVANKIDNIDADVARAEFSPLGMGNAIPVAGSQGRGINALMESVLGHIPRDKVEEALDEDVAEGEEAARIPGPSEKDGIKIAIIGRPNVGKSTLVNRMLGEERVVVYDQPGTTRDSIYIPFERDDEKYTFIDTAGVRKRGKIHEEVEKFSVVKTLQAIKDANVVIFVMDAREGVVDHDLNLLGFALEAGRAIVIALNKWDGMEPSERDYVKTELERRLFFVDFADIHFISALHGTGVGHLYKSVQAAFKSAVTRWPTSRLTQILEDAISEHQPPMVNGRRIKLRYAHLGGANPPLIVIHGNQTDKIPRSYSRYLENTYRRVLKLVGTPIRIEYKGSDNPFEGKKNTLTDRQVNKKRRLMSHHKKAEKKRKDKRK; this is translated from the coding sequence ATGGTTCCCGTAATCGCCCTGGTGGGACGGCCGAACGTCGGCAAATCCACCATGTTCAACCGCCTGACCAAGACCCGCGATGCCATCGTCGGTGACCTGTCGGGCCTGACCCGTGACCGCCAGTATGGTGATGCCACCTGGCAGGGTCGCTCGTACATCCTGATCGACACCGGTGGTATCACCGGCGACGAAGTGGGCATGGACGAGAAGATGGCCGAGCAATCGCTGATGGCCATCGAAGAAGCCGACTACGTGCTGTTCCTGGTCGATGCCCGCGCCGGTATGACCGCCGCCGACCAGATGATCGCCGAGCACCTGCGCAAGCGGAACAAAGAGGCGATCCTGGTCGCCAACAAGATCGACAACATCGATGCGGACGTCGCCCGCGCCGAGTTCTCGCCACTGGGCATGGGCAACGCCATTCCCGTAGCCGGCTCCCAGGGCCGTGGCATCAACGCCCTGATGGAAAGCGTGCTGGGCCACATCCCGCGCGACAAAGTCGAGGAAGCCCTCGACGAAGACGTCGCAGAAGGGGAAGAGGCCGCGCGTATTCCGGGCCCGAGCGAGAAGGATGGTATCAAGATCGCCATCATCGGCCGCCCCAACGTCGGTAAGTCGACCCTGGTCAACCGCATGCTCGGCGAAGAGCGCGTGGTGGTCTACGACCAGCCGGGCACCACCCGTGACAGTATCTACATCCCCTTCGAGCGTGATGACGAGAAGTACACCTTCATCGACACCGCCGGGGTGCGCAAGCGCGGCAAGATCCACGAGGAAGTCGAGAAGTTCTCGGTGGTCAAGACGCTGCAGGCGATCAAGGACGCCAACGTGGTGATCTTTGTCATGGACGCCCGCGAAGGGGTGGTCGACCATGACCTGAACCTGCTGGGCTTCGCCCTGGAAGCAGGCCGCGCCATCGTCATCGCCCTGAACAAGTGGGACGGCATGGAGCCGAGCGAGCGTGATTACGTGAAGACGGAGCTCGAGCGTCGGCTGTTCTTCGTCGACTTCGCCGACATCCACTTCATTTCCGCGCTGCACGGCACCGGTGTGGGTCACTTGTACAAATCCGTGCAGGCTGCGTTCAAGTCGGCGGTCACCCGTTGGCCGACCAGCCGCCTGACCCAGATCCTCGAGGACGCCATCAGCGAGCACCAGCCACCGATGGTCAACGGTCGCCGCATCAAGCTGCGCTATGCCCACCTGGGTGGCGCGAACCCGCCGCTGATCGTGATCCACGGCAACCAGACCGACAAGATCCCGCGGTCGTACTCGCGTTACCTGGAAAACACCTACCGCCGGGTGCTCAAGCTGGTCGGCACGCCGATTCGCATCGAGTACAAGGGCAGCGACAACCCGTTCGAGGGCAAGAAAAACACCCTCACCGATCGTCAGGTCAACAAGAAGCGTCGCCTGATGTCGCACCACAAGAAGGCTGAGAAGAAGCGCAAGGACAAGCGCAAGTAA
- the bamB gene encoding outer membrane protein assembly factor BamB, with protein sequence MIGWKQAAVLTLAVLAAGCSSNSKKELPPAELTKFTEEVVLKKQWSRSIGDGQGETYNTLVPAIENDRIYASDVNGRVMALNRIDGDVVWKKDLDLPVSGAVGVGYGLVMLGTLKGEVIALDSSTGEERWRSRVTSEVLAPPANNGDVVVVQTQDDRLIGLDAATGDRLWIYENTPAVLTLRGTGAPVVTNRLAVAGLSTGKVVAVDVRNGVPVWESRVAIPQGRSELDRVVDIDGGLLLSGGTLYVSTYQGRVAGLDLESGRVLWQRDASSYVGVAQGFGNVYVSEASGTVESVDERSSSALWTNDSMARRQLSAPEVFSSYVAVGDFEGYLHLLSQVDGRFVGRERIDSDGLRARPLVVGDTIYVFGNSGKLEALTIR encoded by the coding sequence GTGATCGGTTGGAAACAAGCAGCAGTGCTCACCCTGGCCGTTCTGGCCGCAGGTTGCAGCAGCAACAGCAAGAAGGAACTGCCTCCGGCCGAGCTGACCAAGTTCACCGAGGAAGTGGTGCTCAAGAAGCAGTGGAGCCGCTCGATCGGCGACGGCCAGGGTGAGACCTACAACACCTTGGTCCCGGCCATCGAGAACGATCGTATCTACGCCTCCGACGTCAATGGTCGGGTCATGGCCCTTAACCGCATCGACGGCGACGTGGTGTGGAAAAAGGACCTGGACCTGCCGGTCTCCGGCGCGGTCGGTGTTGGTTACGGCCTGGTCATGCTCGGCACCCTCAAGGGCGAGGTCATTGCCCTGGATTCCAGCACTGGCGAAGAGCGCTGGCGTTCGCGGGTGACCAGCGAAGTGCTGGCGCCGCCTGCCAACAACGGTGACGTGGTGGTGGTGCAGACCCAGGACGATCGTCTGATCGGCCTCGATGCCGCCACCGGCGATCGCCTGTGGATCTACGAGAACACCCCGGCCGTATTGACCTTGCGCGGCACCGGTGCGCCGGTGGTGACCAACCGCCTGGCCGTGGCCGGCCTGTCCACCGGCAAGGTGGTCGCGGTGGATGTGCGCAATGGCGTGCCGGTGTGGGAGAGCCGTGTGGCCATCCCGCAGGGCCGTTCGGAGCTTGACCGCGTGGTAGACATCGACGGCGGTCTGCTGCTGTCCGGTGGCACTCTGTACGTGAGCACCTACCAGGGCCGCGTCGCGGGCCTGGACCTGGAAAGCGGCCGTGTGCTGTGGCAGCGCGATGCCTCCAGCTACGTCGGTGTCGCCCAAGGCTTCGGCAACGTCTATGTCAGCGAAGCGTCGGGCACCGTGGAAAGCGTCGATGAGCGCTCTTCCAGCGCCCTGTGGACCAACGACTCCATGGCACGCCGTCAGCTGTCGGCACCGGAAGTCTTCTCCAGCTACGTGGCTGTGGGTGATTTCGAGGGCTACCTGCACCTGCTCAGCCAGGTCGATGGTCGCTTCGTCGGTCGTGAGCGGATCGACAGCGATGGCTTGCGCGCACGTCCCCTGGTGGTCGGCGACACCATCTATGTCTTCGGCAACAGCGGCAAACTCGAGGCACTGACCATCCGCTGA
- a CDS encoding tetratricopeptide repeat protein, translating to MSSTDDDGLAAAKDWWNRNGKPLLTGALLAGVVVMGWQTWHKYQNNQSQGASALYQALLETSLTPSGQPDATKVAELSGKLKSEFGGSAYAQYGSLFVAKVAVDSGKLDDAAAELKSVMDKPADATLGEIARQRLARVLAAQDKAEEALKLLDGDADKAFLASREELKGDLLVQLGRADDAHSAYEKAKAALSDDAAVGGLQLKLDDLAKGDA from the coding sequence GTGTCGAGTACCGATGATGATGGCCTGGCCGCAGCCAAGGACTGGTGGAACCGCAACGGCAAGCCGCTGCTGACCGGTGCCCTGCTGGCTGGCGTGGTGGTGATGGGCTGGCAGACCTGGCACAAGTACCAGAACAACCAGTCGCAAGGCGCCTCTGCCCTGTACCAGGCCCTGCTGGAAACCAGCCTGACGCCAAGCGGCCAGCCAGACGCGACCAAGGTCGCGGAACTGTCCGGCAAGCTCAAGAGCGAGTTCGGTGGCTCGGCTTATGCCCAGTACGGCAGCCTGTTCGTGGCCAAGGTCGCGGTCGACAGCGGCAAGCTTGACGACGCCGCCGCCGAGCTCAAGAGCGTGATGGACAAGCCGGCCGACGCCACCCTGGGTGAGATCGCGCGCCAGCGTCTGGCCCGTGTGCTGGCGGCTCAGGACAAAGCCGAAGAAGCCCTCAAGCTGCTCGACGGTGATGCCGACAAGGCTTTCCTGGCCAGCCGCGAAGAGCTCAAGGGGGACCTGCTGGTCCAGCTGGGGCGTGCCGACGATGCCCATAGTGCCTATGAAAAAGCCAAGGCTGCGCTGTCCGATGACGCCGCGGTCGGTGGCCTGCAACTGAAGCTGGATGACCTGGCCAAAGGGGACGCCTGA